The following proteins come from a genomic window of Methyloceanibacter stevinii:
- the msrA gene encoding peptide-methionine (S)-S-oxide reductase MsrA, whose protein sequence is MIARWIFASLTAAFLALFVLAMHGQTAMAEDAAETKTAIFAGGCFWCVEDAFDKVDGVTETVSGYAGGTLKNPTYANHKTHVEALKVTYDPSKVTYAELLDNYWHNIDPFDPAGQFCDKGPAYHTVVFVTNDAEKALAEKTKQEIAEQFGKKVETEIRPTTTFTAAEEYHQDYHTKNPVSYKYYKWGCGRAQRLSEIWGDKSS, encoded by the coding sequence ATGATCGCGCGATGGATTTTCGCCAGCCTGACGGCCGCCTTCCTGGCGCTGTTCGTGCTCGCCATGCATGGCCAAACTGCGATGGCGGAAGACGCGGCGGAGACCAAGACCGCCATTTTCGCCGGCGGCTGCTTCTGGTGCGTGGAGGATGCGTTCGACAAGGTCGACGGCGTGACCGAAACGGTCTCCGGCTATGCGGGCGGCACCCTGAAGAACCCCACCTACGCCAACCACAAGACCCATGTGGAAGCCCTCAAGGTCACCTACGATCCGTCGAAAGTGACTTATGCGGAGCTCCTCGACAATTACTGGCACAATATCGATCCGTTCGATCCGGCCGGCCAGTTCTGCGACAAGGGCCCCGCCTACCATACGGTCGTGTTCGTCACCAACGATGCGGAAAAGGCACTCGCCGAGAAGACCAAGCAGGAGATCGCGGAACAGTTCGGTAAGAAGGTGGAGACCGAGATCCGTCCGACCACGACGTTCACCGCGGCCGAGGAGTACCACCAGGATTACCACACGAAAAATCCGGTGAGCTACAAGTACTACAAATGGGGCTGCGGCCGCGCCCAGCGCCTGTCCGAGATCTGGGGCGACAAGAGCAGCTGA